The Rahnella aquatilis CIP 78.65 = ATCC 33071 genomic sequence GCGCCTGAATATTCCGTTCAAGACTAACCGTTACAGCGTACCGGAATCACTTCGTGAGACGGTGAGCATAAAATAGTTACAACATACTAAAGCTTTTCCACCGCCCGCCACGGTAGCCCCGAGCGGGCTTTTTGCTTTGCAGGGGATCTGCGGGGGTTGTCTCACCGAAAAAAGGGGCGTAGGTTTCGACAAAACCATAAGAAATCTTTGAACAGATAAAGGGACAAAAATGAAAGCATTGGTTCTGGAACAACAAGACAAGGCCACGCTGGCCGAAGTGAAAGAGATTGCGCTGCCGGACATGGCGGCAGGCGATGTGCTGGTGGATATCAGCTGGTCAGGGCTGAATTACAAAGACGCACTGGCCATCACCGGTAAAGGTAAAATCATTCGTCAGTTTCCGATGGTGCCGGGCATTGATTTCGCCGGCCATGTCAGCCGCAGCAACGACCCGCGTTTTTCCGTCGGGCAATCCGTCATTCTGACCGGCTGGGGCGTCGGTGAAACGCACTGGGGCGGTCTGGCTGAGCAGGCTTGCGTCAAAGGCGACTGGTTGGTGGCGCTGCCGGAAGGTCTGGCTGCGCGCAATGCCATGATCATCGGCACCGCCGGTTTCACCGCCATGCTGTGCGTCATGGCGCTGGAAGAGGCGGGCGTGACGCCGGAAAGCGGTACCGTGGTGGTGACCGGTGCCAGCGGCGGCGTGGGCAGTACGGCGGTGGCGCTGTTGCATACGCTCGGTTACACCGTGGCGGCCGTCACGGGCCGTGAGTCGACCCATGCTTATCTGCGT encodes the following:
- a CDS encoding oxidoreductase, which encodes MKALVLEQQDKATLAEVKEIALPDMAAGDVLVDISWSGLNYKDALAITGKGKIIRQFPMVPGIDFAGHVSRSNDPRFSVGQSVILTGWGVGETHWGGLAEQACVKGDWLVALPEGLAARNAMIIGTAGFTAMLCVMALEEAGVTPESGTVVVTGASGGVGSTAVALLHTLGYTVAAVTGRESTHAYLRKLGASEILSRDDFAETRPLEKQVWAGAVDTVGDKVLAKLLAQTNYGGCVAACGLAGGFNLPTTVMPFILRNVRLQGVDSVSVPAERRAAVWERLLNTLPEDFYQQAATEITLEQVPAVAADFLNNKIQGRTLVKIGG